TTGCTATCATTTTCTAAAAGCTCTTCTAAATTAGTTTTCTGACCAACTGATAAATAACTCTTTAAGAATTCTAGTTTTTCTTTAATCGATAAACGATCTCTTTTAACAACCGTGTACTTACGATTTTGACGGAAAATAAAGTCAATCATCGTATCAGTTAACTTCTCGAGATCCATTGGTGTAAGAATTGAGTTTACAATCTCTTTGCGATTAATCTTTGGCTTAACAAAGATATCAACACCTTTTTGTGGTAGCTCCATCAGGCGTTGTCCCATTTTTTGATAAAGAGCTAACTCCTCGAGGCGGCGAACAAGTTCTGCATGAGAAGTGATATTAAGAGAGCCTTCTGCTCCCAATTGATTGTGCAGTTTTGCCTGCTCTTCTTCTGTGACGGCATTCTTAGATTTAAGTAAAACAAGAGTTGCAGCTAAGAATAAATAATCACCTGCAATATCGAAGTTTAACTCTTTCATATTTGCAAGATAATCCAGGTACTGCTTTGTGATCTTTGTAAGATCAAGCTCCTTAATTGACATCTGCTCCTTCTGAATTAATAGAAGAAGTAGAGACAAGGGGCCATCAAACGTATCCGTTTTAACCTTAATCGTTGTGTCTAACATGTGTTAATCCCTCAAAATCCTATTGCTAGGAAAGAATAGCTGCAAAACCATTCATTAAAATCAATCCAAGCCCCATTACTGGTCGAATCACATAGCCTAAAATTGGTGTAAACCAAAGTACTAGGATGAAAACGAAGCTAAATCTTTGGAGCTCTTCATATTTGCGTGCTGTATTGTAGTCTAAGTATGCTGCTACCATCTTTGAGCCATCTAATGGCGGAAATGGAATCAAGTTGAATACTGCTAAGACGACATTAATCATTACAGAGTATTCAAGCATTTGTATGAATTGTGATTTCAGTGAGAATGTTGCAGGAACATAGGCGTAAACCATTCCAAAAAGAAGAGCAGAAAACACCATCAGCAATAAATTTGCTCCAGGGCCTGCAAAGCTAACCCAAAAAAGTCCTGACTTAATATTTTTAAAGCGGCGAACATCCACAGGAACTGGTTTTGCCCAACCAAATGGGATCCATCCAGCAAAAATAGCAACAAGTGGAAAGATAACTGTTCCTACAAGATCAATATGTGGAGCTGGATTTAAAGTTAAGCGCCCAAGTCTATCGGCCGTATCATCTCCATATCTCTTGGCCATCCATCCGTGACCAAACTCATGAAACGAGATTGCCAGTAAGAAGCCTGGTAAGGCCAACGTCAATTTATTTATTATCTGCATTAAATCCATCGCAATAATCTACCAAAAACCACGGGAATCGACAAAAAATTGCGACGCAAAATGAACGGAATGTAAGACAAATTAAAGAAATTCACCCATTTTTTGCCCAAGCCACTGTAATTTCAAAATTTTGCTATAATAAAGATATGAATTCACTGCATAAAAAAGTCCAAATTATCACTCTGCACAAAGAGAAAAAGGCCCTCCTTCTCCTTGAGATGAAGGCCGATCGAGGATTTGGTTGGCAAAATGTAACAGGATCTGTTGAGTCTGGAGAAGATATTTTCACTGCGGCCAAAAGAGAACTCTTAGAGGAAACGGGAATTGAGGAAGCTGAATTAGTTCAACTCTCCCAAGAATTTAAATTTCATGATCGTTGGGGAAAGGATGTTATTGAGTATTGTTTTGCGGCCCTCACTAACAAGGATGAAATAACAATATCAAAAGAAGAACACCAAGGATTTAAATGGCTTCCTATAAACGAAGTCCAATCCAAAGATTTTAAATACGAAAGTAATTTTCTAGCATTTCAAGAGGC
This sequence is a window from Halobacteriovorax vibrionivorans. Protein-coding genes within it:
- a CDS encoding segregation and condensation protein A, with amino-acid sequence MLDTTIKVKTDTFDGPLSLLLLLIQKEQMSIKELDLTKITKQYLDYLANMKELNFDIAGDYLFLAATLVLLKSKNAVTEEEQAKLHNQLGAEGSLNITSHAELVRRLEELALYQKMGQRLMELPQKGVDIFVKPKINRKEIVNSILTPMDLEKLTDTMIDFIFRQNRKYTVVKRDRLSIKEKLEFLKSYLSVGQKTNLEELLENDSNSRIATTTGESTAKVSADGKNTIDNVVITFISLLELARLKRLEIFQNENFGQVYVDVVRSLDDFDVTQADGFEDENTAEQIDAQELEQAIQQ
- a CDS encoding site-2 protease family protein gives rise to the protein MTLALPGFLLAISFHEFGHGWMAKRYGDDTADRLGRLTLNPAPHIDLVGTVIFPLVAIFAGWIPFGWAKPVPVDVRRFKNIKSGLFWVSFAGPGANLLLMVFSALLFGMVYAYVPATFSLKSQFIQMLEYSVMINVVLAVFNLIPFPPLDGSKMVAAYLDYNTARKYEELQRFSFVFILVLWFTPILGYVIRPVMGLGLILMNGFAAILS
- a CDS encoding NUDIX domain-containing protein; the encoded protein is MNSLHKKVQIITLHKEKKALLLLEMKADRGFGWQNVTGSVESGEDIFTAAKRELLEETGIEEAELVQLSQEFKFHDRWGKDVIEYCFAALTNKDEITISKEEHQGFKWLPINEVQSKDFKYESNFLAFQEAINCLS